In Glandiceps talaboti chromosome 4, keGlaTala1.1, whole genome shotgun sequence, a single window of DNA contains:
- the LOC144433862 gene encoding transmembrane protein 177-like isoform X1, with the protein MVLLLYFLCSYWYVLVFRRLLVLKVHLVTILLTMASRLFRERNVRILVGVVAGGVFLYNAIPVVFPGQTIGRIYRSYAGGEGGPLSTKCREEFDEVCADLGIKKMNKYHPFPSFGTEIHKAGMSWLPNGAHLGIPDTFTMQKAEEIMKNMKLVRQAVDWESDHGKELAQSLILSKDARKYYIAKELCEMKASHVLMPTVVAPVFIVASYASGQVMKFVVPMLVPGLVSFGVAAIGFVAYSIISGFVYTMVENSADKTVAKLSPEYAKGGVELYEKTLKKHQNLRKILGKNGEKLYSYYGNENRSAMDFRPALTDRLRTVGEIHKQNSKG; encoded by the exons ATggttttgttattatattttctCTGCAGTTATTGGTACGTTCTTGTTTTCCGTAG ACTATTGGTTTTAAAAGTGCATCTAGTGACTATTTTGCTGACTATGGCTTCAAGATTATTTCGTGAAAGGAATGTCCGTATCCTTGTGGGTGTAGTAGCCGGTGGTGTTTTCTTATACAATGCTATACCAGTGGTATTTCCTGGACAAACTATTGGACGCATCTACCGGAGTTATGCAGGTGGTGAAGGAGGCCCTCTATCTACTAAATGTAGAGAGGAATTTGATGAGGTGTGTGCAGATCTTGGGATCAAGAAAATGAACAAGTACCACCCGTTTCCATCATTTGGGACTGAAATTCACAAAGCTGGGATGTCATGGTTACCAAATGGTGCCCATTTAGGTATACCAGACACATTTACAATGCAGAAAGCTGAGGAAATAATGAAGAATATGAAACTAGTCCGTCAAGCAGTGGACTGGGAGTCAGATCATGGCAAGGAGTTGGCCCAGTCATTGATTTTGAGTAAAGATGCACGAAAGTATTACATAGCAAAAGAACTGTGTGAAATGAAAGCAAGTCATGTGTTGATGCCAACAGTTGTAGCCCCTGTATTTATAGTTGCATCTTATGCCAGCGGTCAGGTGATGAAGTTTGTTGTTCCAATGTTAGTACCAGGACTGGTTTCATTTGGTGTTGCTGCGATTGGTTTTGTAGCTTATTCCATTATATCAGGATTTGTGTACACAATGGTAGAAAACAGTGCTGATAAAACTGTGGCCAAACTTAGCCCAGAATATGCAAAGGGTGGGGTTGAACTCTATGAGAAAACTTTGAAGAAACatcaaaatctcagaaaaattcTTGGCAAAAATGGAGAAAAATTGTATTCATATTATGGCAATGAAAATAGAAGTGCAATGGACTTCCGACCTGctctgacagacagactaagAACAGTAGGAGAAATACACAAACAGAACAGTAAGGGTTAG
- the LOC144433862 gene encoding transmembrane protein 177-like isoform X2, whose amino-acid sequence MASRLFRERNVRILVGVVAGGVFLYNAIPVVFPGQTIGRIYRSYAGGEGGPLSTKCREEFDEVCADLGIKKMNKYHPFPSFGTEIHKAGMSWLPNGAHLGIPDTFTMQKAEEIMKNMKLVRQAVDWESDHGKELAQSLILSKDARKYYIAKELCEMKASHVLMPTVVAPVFIVASYASGQVMKFVVPMLVPGLVSFGVAAIGFVAYSIISGFVYTMVENSADKTVAKLSPEYAKGGVELYEKTLKKHQNLRKILGKNGEKLYSYYGNENRSAMDFRPALTDRLRTVGEIHKQNSKG is encoded by the coding sequence ATGGCTTCAAGATTATTTCGTGAAAGGAATGTCCGTATCCTTGTGGGTGTAGTAGCCGGTGGTGTTTTCTTATACAATGCTATACCAGTGGTATTTCCTGGACAAACTATTGGACGCATCTACCGGAGTTATGCAGGTGGTGAAGGAGGCCCTCTATCTACTAAATGTAGAGAGGAATTTGATGAGGTGTGTGCAGATCTTGGGATCAAGAAAATGAACAAGTACCACCCGTTTCCATCATTTGGGACTGAAATTCACAAAGCTGGGATGTCATGGTTACCAAATGGTGCCCATTTAGGTATACCAGACACATTTACAATGCAGAAAGCTGAGGAAATAATGAAGAATATGAAACTAGTCCGTCAAGCAGTGGACTGGGAGTCAGATCATGGCAAGGAGTTGGCCCAGTCATTGATTTTGAGTAAAGATGCACGAAAGTATTACATAGCAAAAGAACTGTGTGAAATGAAAGCAAGTCATGTGTTGATGCCAACAGTTGTAGCCCCTGTATTTATAGTTGCATCTTATGCCAGCGGTCAGGTGATGAAGTTTGTTGTTCCAATGTTAGTACCAGGACTGGTTTCATTTGGTGTTGCTGCGATTGGTTTTGTAGCTTATTCCATTATATCAGGATTTGTGTACACAATGGTAGAAAACAGTGCTGATAAAACTGTGGCCAAACTTAGCCCAGAATATGCAAAGGGTGGGGTTGAACTCTATGAGAAAACTTTGAAGAAACatcaaaatctcagaaaaattcTTGGCAAAAATGGAGAAAAATTGTATTCATATTATGGCAATGAAAATAGAAGTGCAATGGACTTCCGACCTGctctgacagacagactaagAACAGTAGGAGAAATACACAAACAGAACAGTAAGGGTTAG